In a genomic window of Comamonadaceae bacterium OTU4NAUVB1:
- the guaA gene encoding glutamine-hydrolyzing GMP synthase has protein sequence MHQKILILDFGSQVTQLIARRVREAHVLSEVHPCDVTDEWIREYAKDGSVKGVILSGSHASVYEESTDKAPQSVFELGVPVLGICYGMQTMAHQLGGKVESGHQREFGFASVSARGHTALLDGIADFTTDEGSGMLDVWMSHGDKVTELPPGFRLMASTESCPIAGMADDVRRFYAVQFHPEVTHTKQGQAILERFVLGICQARPDWVMRDHIAEAVALIREQVGDEEVILGLSGGVDSSVAAALIHRAIGDQLTCVFVDHGLLRLNEGDVVMDMFVGKLHAKVIRVDASDLFLGKLAGVSDPEAKRKIIGGEFVTVFKQEAAKLLSAGAKGAKWLAQGTIYPDVIESGGAKSKKAVTIKSHHNVGGLPAQLGLKLLEPLRDLFKDEVRELGVALGLPPEMVYRHPFPGPGLGVRILGEVKKEYADLLRRADHIFIEELRNFQDPATGKSWYDLTSQAFTVFLPVKSVGVMGDGRTYDYVVALRAVQTSDFMTADWAELPYALLKKVSGRIINEVRGINRVTYDVSSKPPATIEWE, from the coding sequence ATGCATCAAAAAATCCTCATCCTCGACTTCGGCTCGCAAGTCACCCAGTTGATCGCACGACGCGTGCGCGAAGCCCATGTGCTGAGCGAGGTCCATCCGTGCGACGTCACCGACGAGTGGATCCGCGAATACGCCAAGGACGGCTCGGTCAAGGGCGTGATCCTGTCGGGCAGCCATGCCAGCGTCTACGAGGAATCGACGGACAAGGCGCCCCAATCGGTGTTCGAGCTCGGCGTGCCGGTGCTCGGCATCTGCTATGGCATGCAGACCATGGCGCACCAGCTCGGCGGCAAGGTCGAGAGCGGTCACCAGCGCGAGTTCGGCTTCGCTTCGGTGAGCGCGCGTGGTCACACGGCACTGCTCGACGGGATCGCCGACTTCACGACCGACGAAGGCTCGGGCATGCTGGACGTCTGGATGAGCCATGGCGACAAGGTCACCGAACTGCCGCCTGGCTTCCGTCTGATGGCCTCGACCGAGAGCTGTCCGATCGCCGGCATGGCCGATGACGTGCGCCGCTTCTACGCCGTGCAGTTCCACCCCGAAGTCACGCACACCAAGCAGGGACAGGCGATCCTGGAGCGCTTCGTCCTCGGGATCTGCCAGGCCCGTCCCGACTGGGTGATGCGCGACCACATCGCCGAGGCCGTGGCGCTGATTCGCGAACAGGTCGGGGACGAGGAGGTGATCCTGGGGCTTTCGGGTGGTGTCGATTCATCGGTCGCGGCCGCCTTGATCCATCGCGCCATCGGCGATCAGCTCACCTGCGTGTTCGTCGATCACGGGTTGCTGCGTCTCAACGAAGGTGACGTGGTGATGGACATGTTCGTCGGCAAACTGCATGCCAAGGTGATCCGCGTCGACGCGAGCGACTTGTTCCTCGGCAAGCTCGCCGGCGTGAGCGATCCCGAAGCCAAGCGCAAGATCATCGGTGGCGAGTTCGTCACCGTGTTCAAGCAGGAGGCCGCCAAGCTCCTGAGCGCCGGTGCCAAGGGCGCGAAATGGCTGGCGCAGGGCACGATCTATCCGGACGTCATCGAGTCCGGCGGTGCGAAGAGCAAGAAGGCCGTCACGATCAAGAGCCACCACAACGTGGGCGGTCTGCCCGCGCAGCTCGGCCTGAAGCTGCTGGAGCCGTTGCGCGATCTGTTCAAGGACGAGGTGCGGGAGTTGGGCGTCGCGCTCGGTCTCCCGCCCGAGATGGTGTATCGCCATCCGTTTCCCGGTCCGGGGCTGGGCGTTCGGATCCTGGGGGAAGTGAAGAAGGAATACGCCGATCTGCTGCGACGGGCCGATCACATCTTCATCGAGGAGTTGCGCAATTTCCAGGATCCGGCGACCGGCAAGAGCTGGTACGACCTTACCAGTCAGGCATTCACCGTCTTTCTGCCCGTCAAGAGCGTCGGGGTGATGGGTGATGGCCGCACCTACGACTATGTCGTCGCGTTGCGTGCGGTGCAGACCAGTGATTTCATGACCGCCGACTGGGCCGAATTGCCCTACGCACTCCTGAAGAAGGTATCGGGACGGATCATCAACGAAGTGCGTGGCATCAATCGCGTCACCTACGACGTGAGTTCCAAGCCGCCGGCGACCATCGAGTGGGAATGA
- a CDS encoding DUF2325 domain-containing protein — translation MDIASNPSSSVMDEHRVLVRHYGRTQLRCSELIERQAAEISVLQAQAIRLRGALVVRETALSWAREARPTLEAEIPSPRSRVVLLRRIDWLVERIQELMRERLHWQWRRDQDLPIASSNTEDGVIVAGTTVSAEPLGTAECTVDDVEAFEASLVTADLVICQTGCLSHDAYWRVQDHCRRTGKACVVMARPDVLRIVRVHASDPAEAPNDR, via the coding sequence ATGGACATCGCCTCCAACCCATCCAGCTCGGTCATGGACGAGCATCGCGTCTTGGTGCGCCACTACGGTCGGACACAGTTGCGATGCAGCGAGTTGATCGAGCGACAAGCCGCTGAAATCAGCGTTCTACAGGCGCAGGCGATTCGGTTGCGCGGGGCGCTGGTGGTGCGTGAGACGGCGCTTTCATGGGCGCGTGAAGCGCGACCGACGCTGGAAGCTGAGATCCCATCGCCAAGGAGCCGAGTGGTGCTGCTTCGCCGGATCGATTGGCTCGTCGAGCGCATCCAGGAGCTGATGCGGGAGCGGTTGCATTGGCAGTGGCGTCGTGATCAGGATCTGCCTATCGCGTCGTCGAATACCGAGGACGGCGTCATCGTCGCTGGCACCACAGTCTCGGCGGAGCCGCTCGGGACCGCCGAATGCACGGTCGACGATGTCGAGGCGTTCGAAGCCAGTCTGGTTACCGCCGATCTGGTGATCTGCCAGACGGGATGTCTCAGTCATGACGCCTACTGGCGGGTGCAGGACCATTGCAGGCGCACGGGAAAAGCCTGCGTGGTGATGGCGCGTCCCGATGTGTTGCGGATCGTCCGGGTTCACGCGTCCGACCCGGCGGAGGCGCCGAACGACCGTTGA
- a CDS encoding DUF72 domain-containing protein, with translation MQDSLFPDETDRVEAIQSHVKPGRSTAPSRVGVEPQVADAQVTDLAKALPEAVRLGTSSWGFPGWAGVVWADEYKASQLAREGLPAYARHPLLRTVSLDRSFYKPLSSSEYATLAAQVPDDFRFVVKAPNLLSDAMLRGNQGRGMQRNEAFLDPEIAVREFVRPAMEGLGSKVGALVFQLSPLPASMLARLPLVLADLSRMLEALPSIRCVAPDGVVAVEVRNPELVSPALAVVLREAGATYCLGLHAKMPPIEAQLPMLRALWPGPMVARWNLHRRHGAYGYEVAKDLYEPFDRLVDPDPETRDHLSRVIRGTAAAGHPVYVTINNKAEGSAPLSVLALAEAVRKGL, from the coding sequence ATGCAGGACTCACTTTTTCCCGACGAGACCGATCGTGTCGAAGCGATTCAAAGCCATGTGAAGCCCGGCAGGAGCACAGCGCCAAGCCGTGTCGGCGTCGAGCCACAGGTCGCGGATGCACAGGTGACCGACCTGGCGAAGGCATTGCCGGAGGCGGTCCGACTCGGCACGTCGTCCTGGGGCTTTCCAGGTTGGGCAGGCGTGGTATGGGCTGACGAGTACAAGGCCAGTCAACTCGCCCGCGAAGGTCTGCCCGCCTATGCGCGGCATCCCTTGCTGCGTACCGTCAGCCTCGACCGGTCGTTCTACAAGCCATTGAGCAGCAGCGAATATGCGACGTTGGCAGCGCAGGTTCCGGACGACTTCCGCTTCGTCGTGAAAGCGCCGAACCTCCTGTCCGATGCCATGCTGCGTGGCAACCAGGGTCGAGGCATGCAGCGCAATGAGGCGTTCCTGGATCCGGAAATCGCCGTTCGCGAATTCGTTCGTCCCGCCATGGAGGGCCTTGGCTCCAAGGTCGGTGCACTGGTATTTCAATTGAGCCCGTTGCCCGCCTCGATGCTCGCCAGACTTCCGCTGGTGCTCGCGGATCTGTCCCGAATGCTGGAGGCCCTCCCCTCCATCCGTTGCGTCGCACCGGACGGCGTGGTGGCTGTCGAAGTCCGTAATCCGGAACTCGTTTCACCGGCGCTGGCAGTGGTGCTGCGTGAGGCGGGTGCGACCTACTGCCTCGGCCTGCACGCGAAGATGCCCCCCATCGAAGCCCAACTTCCGATGCTGCGGGCGCTCTGGCCCGGCCCAATGGTCGCGCGCTGGAATCTGCATCGACGCCATGGCGCCTATGGCTACGAAGTCGCCAAGGATCTGTACGAGCCATTCGATCGCTTGGTGGATCCGGACCCGGAGACCCGCGATCACCTCTCGCGCGTCATCCGCGGAACGGCTGCGGCAGGTCATCCGGTGTATGTGACGATCAACAACAAAGCCGAAGGCTCCGCACCTTTGAGCGTCCTGGCACTGGCCGAAGCGGTGCGCAAGGGCCTCTGA
- the tadA gene encoding tRNA adenosine(34) deaminase TadA — MTTDAHWMSFALEEARLAGEAGEVPVGAILVKDGAIVATGRNCPVTSSDPCAHAEIHALRAGAALLGNYRLDGCELFVTLEPCAMCAGAILHARIARVVYGARDPKTGAAGSVLDLFALPRLNHHTRVQGGVLEERSAELLQSFFQARRDESRRRARPLRHDGLRTPSQCFAGLTDWACAASWSKFGYVQNGWRMHWLDSSANGCSVFKNTVICLHGPGQWSYLFRHLMAVPDIRWLAPDLVGFGKSDKPKRASVHSWGWHCETVLEWLDACQSQPVRIVHAASAMPLVELLLDRAPHRFATASPAVVPDDHAGDVSAAWRAPFPDRGHEAALIALGRGDTESSGPTLAQATEFGQALRS, encoded by the coding sequence ATGACGACCGATGCCCACTGGATGAGTTTTGCCCTCGAGGAGGCACGGCTGGCAGGGGAGGCCGGTGAGGTGCCGGTCGGGGCGATCCTGGTCAAGGATGGTGCGATCGTCGCCACCGGACGCAACTGTCCGGTGACGTCGTCCGACCCGTGCGCGCATGCCGAGATCCATGCGCTGCGTGCCGGTGCCGCGTTGCTCGGGAACTACCGGCTCGACGGGTGCGAGCTTTTCGTCACGCTCGAGCCCTGCGCCATGTGCGCCGGCGCCATTCTCCACGCGCGGATTGCCCGGGTCGTGTACGGTGCACGCGACCCGAAAACCGGCGCGGCAGGGTCCGTGCTGGACCTTTTCGCGCTGCCTCGCCTGAACCACCACACCCGCGTCCAGGGCGGCGTCCTGGAGGAGCGCAGTGCCGAACTGCTCCAATCCTTCTTTCAGGCAAGACGCGATGAATCGCGTCGTCGCGCGAGACCGTTGCGTCATGACGGCTTGCGCACGCCGTCGCAGTGCTTCGCCGGTCTGACCGATTGGGCATGTGCCGCCTCGTGGTCCAAGTTCGGTTATGTGCAAAACGGCTGGCGAATGCACTGGCTTGATAGTTCTGCTAACGGCTGTAGCGTTTTCAAAAACACGGTGATCTGCCTTCATGGACCGGGGCAATGGAGCTACCTGTTCAGACATCTGATGGCGGTTCCTGACATCCGTTGGCTGGCGCCTGATCTGGTCGGTTTTGGAAAAAGTGACAAGCCGAAGCGAGCGTCGGTTCACAGTTGGGGCTGGCACTGCGAAACGGTTCTGGAATGGCTGGACGCCTGTCAGTCGCAACCCGTGCGAATCGTGCATGCCGCGAGCGCAATGCCGCTTGTCGAACTGCTGCTCGATAGAGCGCCGCACAGGTTTGCGACGGCATCACCTGCGGTGGTTCCAGATGACCACGCAGGCGATGTCTCGGCAGCTTGGCGCGCCCCGTTTCCCGATCGCGGTCATGAAGCGGCGTTGATCGCGCTGGGGCGGGGGGACACCGAATCTTCGGGTCCGACCCTGGCGCAGGCGACGGAGTTTGGTCAGGCCCTTCGAAGTTGA
- a CDS encoding LD-carboxypeptidase, which produces MSKHIYIFSPSSAVRDKVAFRRGVKRLQALGHEVEVDEAALAVHQRFAGDDATRLAAIARAAASGADVAMTTRGGYGLTRILDDIPYRDIAAAIDRGTAFVGFSDFTAFQNALLARTGAVSWAGPSVGEDFGSAEGPDDIMEACFDDFMTGRGEGTGWRLPARAGIAPALEHIRHAKLWGGNLTVLTSLIGSPYFPDVDQGVLFLEDVGEHPYRIERMLEQLRHAGILAKQQAVLLGHFTAFRKTPNDRGFGLRGVSDRLQSQLRVPVITGLPFGHVPTKVLLPVGANVDMDGEGREIIMMWGHLSTGGHSHGDSHEHASHEN; this is translated from the coding sequence GTGAGCAAACATATCTACATCTTTTCCCCGTCCAGCGCCGTGCGGGACAAGGTTGCATTCCGGCGTGGCGTCAAGCGCCTGCAGGCGTTGGGTCACGAGGTCGAGGTCGACGAAGCGGCACTCGCGGTGCATCAGCGTTTCGCGGGCGATGACGCCACGCGTCTGGCCGCCATCGCGCGTGCGGCTGCCAGTGGCGCCGATGTCGCAATGACCACGCGAGGGGGCTACGGACTGACACGCATCCTCGATGACATTCCCTACCGGGACATCGCCGCCGCCATCGACCGCGGGACCGCTTTCGTGGGCTTCAGCGACTTCACAGCGTTCCAGAATGCCTTGCTGGCACGAACCGGCGCCGTCAGCTGGGCGGGGCCGTCCGTCGGAGAAGACTTCGGGTCGGCCGAAGGGCCGGACGACATCATGGAAGCCTGTTTCGATGATTTCATGACGGGGCGAGGGGAGGGCACCGGATGGCGATTGCCAGCACGCGCCGGCATTGCCCCTGCGCTGGAACACATCCGGCACGCCAAGTTGTGGGGAGGCAACCTGACCGTGCTCACCAGCTTGATCGGGAGCCCTTATTTCCCGGATGTCGATCAAGGCGTGTTGTTCCTGGAGGATGTGGGAGAGCATCCCTATCGCATCGAGCGGATGCTGGAACAGCTGCGGCACGCCGGCATCTTGGCCAAACAGCAGGCCGTGCTGCTCGGGCACTTCACCGCCTTCAGAAAAACGCCGAACGACCGCGGCTTCGGACTGCGCGGTGTCTCGGACCGCCTTCAGTCCCAGCTTCGCGTACCGGTGATCACCGGGCTTCCATTCGGGCACGTGCCGACCAAGGTGCTGCTTCCCGTCGGTGCGAACGTCGACATGGACGGGGAGGGCAGGGAAATCATCATGATGTGGGGACATCTGTCCACTGGTGGTCACAGCCATGGCGATTCACATGAACACGCTTCACACGAGAATTGA
- a CDS encoding adenylate/guanylate cyclase domain-containing protein has product MRTHSTVVFADLTGSTGVFESMGNVRAAETVTRLTQWIAAVCEANQGRVVKMLGDGVLAIFGSGSQATRAALEMQRNHQKRLQSWPETLRMDLQIGLASGDVIEVDGDCYGDAVNLASRLSDLAGPRQIWATQSVIDQLVVNEVRHRSLGPINIRGRSEMPVVHRIDWQEESMESLTMPASLAQMSRTSDLSFGKIELVWMDVRQVFSVTDLPIYLGRVDDAEFVVNDPRVSRLHARIESRKGSCVLVDVSTYGTWVQFNNAGAGASTEIALRRDECVLHGSGQISLGAPLMDLSAPTISFRAMVSN; this is encoded by the coding sequence ATGCGCACTCATTCGACGGTAGTTTTTGCGGATCTCACGGGAAGCACCGGCGTTTTCGAATCCATGGGGAACGTGCGGGCCGCCGAGACGGTCACCCGTCTCACGCAGTGGATCGCCGCCGTGTGCGAAGCCAACCAGGGTCGTGTCGTGAAAATGCTGGGCGATGGCGTGCTGGCCATCTTCGGTTCTGGCAGCCAGGCCACGCGTGCGGCACTCGAAATGCAGCGCAACCATCAGAAACGATTGCAGTCGTGGCCAGAGACGCTGCGCATGGACCTGCAGATCGGACTCGCCAGTGGCGATGTCATCGAAGTCGACGGCGACTGTTACGGCGATGCCGTCAACTTGGCCTCCAGACTCAGCGACCTGGCCGGACCGAGACAGATCTGGGCGACCCAGTCCGTGATCGATCAACTCGTCGTCAACGAGGTTCGTCATCGCAGTCTGGGTCCGATCAACATCCGCGGCCGAAGCGAAATGCCGGTCGTTCATCGCATCGACTGGCAGGAAGAGTCGATGGAATCCCTGACCATGCCGGCATCACTGGCACAGATGAGTCGAACCTCGGACCTGTCCTTCGGCAAGATCGAGTTGGTGTGGATGGATGTGAGACAGGTTTTCAGCGTCACGGACTTGCCGATCTATCTGGGCCGTGTCGACGACGCGGAGTTTGTCGTCAACGATCCGCGCGTATCGAGGTTGCATGCACGCATCGAGTCGAGGAAGGGAAGTTGCGTGCTGGTGGATGTCAGCACGTACGGCACGTGGGTTCAGTTCAATAACGCCGGGGCCGGTGCCAGTACCGAGATCGCATTGCGTCGCGACGAGTGCGTGTTGCATGGCAGCGGGCAGATCAGCCTGGGCGCGCCCCTGATGGATCTGAGCGCGCCAACGATCAGCTTCCGTGCCATGGTCAGCAACTGA
- a CDS encoding site-specific integrase, which yields MQSSLPFESESPFEGLKQPFEDWLADQVALGTLRQPSSIQVYRDMWGGFTGWALAQTPPVTLSSITTGDLQAFQTARFGMKSSDLSLSPRHALRLLRLVDRVLKHQAAQTGLAPNEAAAEWIAAQPEIRYAESSQSDPLPDFLSIRETRYLITFLSAARPRPGLQGSARDNPINMPWQQIRNRTAVGLQLGGGLTPADVRALTLRSPVSQGGRVRDRPWKIAVPSHGNWPARETPIAPWAGELLHHWMKVRQDAAIAGDFLFPSTRTGKQWSRDSHYMCANKVLEEAGIDSIEGGSFRLRHTFALRQLRRGTAFEQVATWLGVEPESMTQYGRLMENTPEDA from the coding sequence ATGCAATCATCATTGCCGTTTGAAAGCGAATCGCCTTTTGAAGGCCTGAAACAACCGTTTGAAGACTGGTTGGCGGATCAGGTCGCCTTGGGCACCTTAAGACAACCTTCATCGATCCAGGTCTATCGCGACATGTGGGGTGGATTCACGGGCTGGGCACTGGCACAGACGCCTCCTGTCACGCTGTCAAGCATCACGACCGGCGATCTGCAGGCGTTTCAGACCGCTCGGTTCGGCATGAAGAGTTCAGACTTGTCACTGTCGCCACGTCATGCGCTCCGGCTGCTGCGTCTGGTGGATCGTGTCCTGAAGCATCAAGCTGCCCAGACGGGTCTTGCTCCCAATGAAGCCGCTGCGGAATGGATCGCCGCGCAACCCGAGATCCGCTATGCCGAATCCTCGCAATCAGATCCCCTGCCCGATTTCCTCTCCATCCGAGAAACGCGCTATCTGATCACTTTCCTCTCTGCAGCACGACCTCGGCCCGGCCTGCAGGGATCGGCCCGGGACAACCCAATCAACATGCCTTGGCAGCAGATTCGCAATCGCACCGCCGTCGGACTGCAACTGGGCGGTGGGCTGACACCAGCCGATGTCCGGGCATTGACGCTCCGGTCACCAGTCTCTCAAGGAGGCCGTGTCAGGGACCGCCCATGGAAGATCGCCGTTCCCAGCCACGGAAACTGGCCGGCGAGGGAGACGCCCATCGCACCGTGGGCCGGCGAACTGCTTCACCACTGGATGAAGGTCAGACAGGACGCGGCAATCGCCGGTGACTTCCTCTTCCCATCCACGCGCACGGGCAAACAGTGGAGCCGCGACTCGCATTACATGTGTGCGAACAAGGTACTGGAAGAAGCTGGCATCGACAGCATCGAAGGCGGCTCGTTCCGATTGCGTCACACGTTCGCATTGAGGCAGTTGCGTCGAGGCACGGCGTTCGAGCAGGTTGCAACGTGGCTCGGCGTGGAACCGGAATCCATGACCCAATACGGCCGACTCATGGAAAACACGCCCGAGGACGCATGA
- a CDS encoding ankyrin repeat domain-containing protein produces the protein MKKLLCLFALVACLSSHAGSFDDFFRAVRSDNASGVSSLLNRGFDPNTRNETGQTGLLLALREPSPRVIDVLLGFKKTDIDARNANDESPLMLASLRGDEALVRKLIARDAAVNKPGWTPLHYAATNGHIEIMKLLLENHAFIDAPSPNETTPLMMAAMYGSTPGVELLLAEGADPLQKNQQGMTAEDFARRGQRPDAIDLLSKAVKAKKPSTGAW, from the coding sequence TTGAAGAAACTACTGTGCCTTTTCGCGCTCGTCGCTTGTCTTTCGTCGCATGCCGGCTCTTTCGACGATTTCTTCAGGGCCGTTCGTTCCGACAACGCCAGCGGCGTCTCATCGCTGCTCAATCGGGGGTTCGACCCGAACACCCGCAACGAGACCGGGCAGACCGGGCTCCTGCTGGCCTTGCGTGAACCGTCGCCGAGGGTCATCGACGTGCTGCTGGGCTTCAAGAAGACCGACATCGATGCGCGAAACGCCAACGACGAGAGTCCGCTGATGCTCGCCTCGCTGCGCGGCGACGAAGCCTTGGTGCGCAAGCTCATCGCGCGCGATGCGGCGGTGAACAAGCCGGGCTGGACACCGCTTCACTATGCCGCGACGAATGGCCACATCGAGATCATGAAATTGCTCCTCGAGAATCATGCGTTCATCGACGCGCCATCTCCGAACGAAACCACGCCGCTCATGATGGCGGCGATGTACGGCTCGACACCGGGCGTCGAGTTGCTGCTGGCCGAAGGTGCCGATCCGTTGCAGAAGAACCAGCAGGGCATGACGGCCGAGGATTTCGCAAGGCGGGGTCAGCGCCCCGATGCGATCGATCTCTTGTCCAAAGCCGTCAAGGCCAAGAAGCCCTCCACGGGAGCGTGGTAG
- a CDS encoding TatD family hydrolase, with protein MFTDSHCHLTDSGLIDRIPEVRAAMSEARVDRALCICTRLEEFEAVQALAARYDNIWASVGVHPDNEGIAEPTVEDLVTRSRQPKVIAIGETGLDYYQMEARKGGRTIAEMDWQRDRFRVHIRAARQVGKPLVIHTREASEDTLRLLREEGEDGSTGSAGGVFHCFTETAAVARAALDLGFFISFSGIITFKKSQDLRDVAAFVPLERMLIETDSPYLAPVPYRGKPNSPALVPLVARQVAELRGLPVEAIAEATSRNFDVLFSGVQ; from the coding sequence ATGTTCACCGACTCCCATTGCCACCTGACCGATTCCGGATTGATCGATCGCATTCCGGAGGTCCGTGCCGCCATGTCGGAAGCACGGGTCGACCGGGCGCTGTGCATCTGCACGCGACTCGAGGAATTCGAGGCGGTACAGGCGCTGGCCGCGCGTTACGACAACATCTGGGCCAGCGTCGGCGTCCATCCTGACAACGAGGGCATCGCGGAGCCGACCGTGGAAGACCTCGTGACGCGCTCACGGCAGCCCAAGGTCATCGCCATCGGCGAAACGGGGCTGGACTACTACCAGATGGAGGCCCGCAAGGGGGGGCGCACCATCGCCGAAATGGACTGGCAGCGTGACCGGTTCCGCGTGCACATCCGTGCCGCGCGGCAGGTCGGCAAGCCGTTGGTCATCCACACGCGCGAGGCGTCGGAAGACACGCTGAGGCTGCTCAGGGAGGAGGGCGAGGACGGCTCCACCGGGTCGGCCGGTGGCGTCTTCCATTGCTTCACGGAAACCGCCGCCGTGGCCCGCGCGGCCCTGGACCTCGGTTTCTTCATTTCCTTCTCCGGCATCATCACGTTCAAGAAGTCCCAGGACCTGCGCGACGTCGCGGCCTTCGTCCCACTCGAGCGCATGCTCATTGAGACGGACAGCCCCTACTTGGCGCCGGTTCCCTATCGCGGAAAGCCCAACAGTCCGGCGCTCGTGCCGCTGGTGGCACGCCAGGTCGCGGAACTGCGCGGCCTGCCCGTCGAAGCCATCGCCGAGGCCACGAGCCGCAACTTCGATGTCCTGTTTTCCGGCGTCCAATGA
- a CDS encoding PilZ domain-containing protein — MSIPPTIPTFDPSQRAPLSPRPSVIQLAIKEKGALHAAYIPLFSEGGIFIPTAREYRLGDDVYVLLTLPDDTQRYPIAGKVAWITPARAAGNRAPGVGIRFPADEKSRELKARIESALGGAMASDRPTQTI, encoded by the coding sequence ATGAGCATTCCCCCCACGATCCCCACCTTCGACCCCAGTCAGCGTGCGCCGCTGTCGCCGCGCCCGAGCGTCATCCAGCTGGCCATCAAGGAGAAGGGTGCATTGCACGCGGCGTACATCCCCTTGTTCTCCGAGGGCGGCATCTTCATTCCCACGGCGCGCGAATACCGTCTGGGCGACGATGTCTACGTGCTGCTCACGTTGCCGGACGACACCCAGCGCTACCCCATCGCCGGCAAGGTCGCCTGGATCACACCGGCGCGCGCGGCAGGCAATCGTGCACCCGGTGTCGGCATCCGGTTTCCCGCCGACGAAAAATCGCGCGAACTCAAGGCGCGGATCGAAAGCGCCCTGGGCGGGGCCATGGCCTCCGACCGGCCGACGCAGACGATCTGA
- a CDS encoding DNA polymerase III subunit delta': MTTPASPIRTSPWLARPLAELLRQRGHAWLLQGPSGLGQYELALSLATAWLCEHPSGQGACGHCTSCHAVAVRTHADLCVLMPEVTMLESGWPLDEKSQADIDDKKRKPSREIRVDAMRDAIGFAQRTNARGRGKVVLVYPAERMNAVTANALLKTLEEPVGDVRFVLASEAAWQLLPTIRSRCIGFGVPWPDAEVATAWLASNGVPVADAPALLSAAGGRPHEALRRSRAGQSPQAWAQLPKALLRGDPTALADQAPAQAIDALQKVCHDLMAIGVGAQPRFFRPAELPPAPSLAALARWSKSLANAIRTADHPFNAGLMLEALASEARATLNSVVRP, encoded by the coding sequence GTGACGACACCCGCATCCCCGATCCGGACATCGCCCTGGCTGGCGCGTCCCCTGGCCGAACTGCTGCGCCAGCGCGGCCATGCGTGGCTGCTGCAGGGACCCTCCGGTCTCGGTCAGTACGAGCTGGCGCTGTCGCTCGCCACGGCGTGGCTGTGCGAGCACCCGAGCGGGCAGGGCGCCTGTGGCCATTGCACGAGCTGCCATGCGGTCGCCGTGCGCACCCACGCCGACCTGTGCGTGCTGATGCCCGAGGTCACGATGCTCGAATCGGGTTGGCCGCTGGACGAGAAATCGCAGGCCGACATCGACGACAAGAAACGCAAGCCCAGCCGGGAGATCCGCGTTGATGCGATGCGCGACGCGATCGGCTTCGCACAACGCACCAATGCGCGCGGCCGTGGCAAGGTGGTGCTGGTCTATCCGGCCGAGCGCATGAACGCCGTCACGGCCAACGCGCTGCTCAAGACGCTTGAGGAACCGGTGGGCGACGTGCGTTTCGTCCTCGCCAGCGAGGCGGCCTGGCAGCTGCTGCCGACCATCCGCAGCCGCTGCATCGGCTTCGGCGTTCCGTGGCCCGACGCGGAAGTGGCGACGGCGTGGCTGGCGTCGAATGGCGTGCCGGTCGCCGACGCGCCGGCACTGCTGAGTGCCGCCGGGGGTCGACCGCACGAGGCGCTGCGCCGATCGCGTGCCGGCCAGTCGCCCCAGGCGTGGGCTCAGCTGCCCAAGGCGCTGTTGCGCGGCGATCCGACGGCGCTCGCGGACCAGGCGCCGGCACAGGCGATCGACGCGCTCCAGAAGGTCTGTCACGACCTGATGGCCATCGGTGTCGGCGCCCAGCCACGGTTCTTCCGGCCGGCCGAACTGCCGCCCGCGCCTTCACTTGCCGCCCTGGCCCGCTGGTCGAAATCGCTCGCGAACGCGATACGGACCGCCGATCATCCGTTCAATGCCGGACTCATGCTCGAAGCGTTGGCGAGCGAGGCGCGCGCCACCCTAAACTCGGTGGTCCGCCCATGA